Proteins from a genomic interval of Triticum dicoccoides isolate Atlit2015 ecotype Zavitan unplaced genomic scaffold, WEW_v2.0 scaffold112636, whole genome shotgun sequence:
- the LOC119343018 gene encoding cytochrome P450 71A1-like — protein sequence MASPQLDSTLVLCLVFVVSCLAFAVRGFRTSGKDGAARAAPPSPPALPIIGNLHQLGTGHLHRRLQALARSYGPLFLLRLGSVPTLVVSSASLAEAVLRTQDHVFCSRPQQHTACGTLYRCRDIAFSPYGERWRQSRRIAVVHLLSAKRVDSFRTLREEEVARFVGRVHAVNGAQENCSERPGVNVTELILSLTNTVISRAAFGNKLGGVEPGMLRDMMGEISDLLGTIAVSDVFPRLRWVDWATGLDARVKRAAAKLDNVLEKAVQEHERSKGDDGGEAGDLLDDLLSIVKDGDQGSKLDRTDVKAIISDMFLAGTDTTSKTIEWTMAELVKNPREMEKVQQEVRRVAGARAGVMEEDVEKMSLLKAAMKEALRLHATVPLLVPHESIKDTWLHGYYIPAKTRVIVNAWAIGRDGKTWEHAEEFRPERFMRENIDYGGRDTRFIPFGAGRRGCPGVAFATRLAELTLANMMYHFDWELPHGQDPESFEVIESNGISPGLKSALILTLKPL from the exons ATGGCTTCTCCTCAGCTCGACTCTACCCTAGTCCTCTGCCTCGTCTTCGTGGTCTCTTGCTTGGCCTTTGCCGTTAGAGGTTTCAGAACTAGCGGCAAGGATGGCGCCGCTCGTGCAGCACCGCCTTCGCCTCCGGCGCTGCCCATCATCGGCAACCtgcaccagctcggcactggccacCTCCACCGGAGGCTGCAAGCGCTGGCCAGGAGCTACGgccctctcttcctcctccgcctcggcTCGGTGCCCACCCTCGTGGTCTCCTCGGCCTCCCTCGCGGAGGCCGTGCTCAGGACCCAGGACCACGTGTTCTGCAGCCGGCCGCAGCAGCACACGGCCTGCGGCACGCTCTACCGCTGCAGGGACATCGCCTTCAGCccctacggcgagcggtggcgtcaaAGCCGCCGCATCGCCGTCGTGCACCTACTCAGCGCCAAGCGTGTGGACTCCTTCCGCACGCTCCGGGAGGAGGAGGTCGCGCGCTTCGTGGGACGGGTCCACGCGGTGAATGGCGCCCAGGAGAACTGCAGCGAGCGCCCGGGAGTCAACGTGACCGAGCTCATACTAAGCTTAACCAACACCGTCATCTCGAGGGCGGCGTTCGGGAACAAGCTCGGAGGAGTGGAACCAGGGATGCTCCGGGATATGATGGGAGAGATCAGCGATCTGCTCGGTACGATTGCCGTGAGCGACGTGTTTCCGCGACTCCGTTGGGTGGACTGGGCGACGGGGCTCGACGCGAGGGTGAAGAGGGCGGCGGCTAAGCTCGATAACGTTCTCGAGAAGGCGGTCCAGGAGCACGAGAGAAGCAaaggagacgacggcggcgaggctGGTGACCTCCTGGACGACTTGCTCTCTATCGTCAAGGATGGTGATCAGGGGTCCAAGCTGGACCGGACTGATGTCAAGGCAATCATCTCG GACATGTTCCTGGCAGGAACAGACACGACTTCTAAGACGATAGAATGGACCATGGCCGAGCTTGTCAAGAACCCCAGAGAAATGGAGAAGGTGCAGCAAGAGGTGAGACGGGTTGCTGGTGCACGAGCAGGAGTCATggaggaggatgtggagaagatgaGCCTCCTAAAGGCGGCCATGAAAGAAGCACTGCGGCTGCACGCGACGGTGCCGCTCCTCGTCCCGCACGAGTCGATCAAGGACACCTGGCTCCACGGCTACTACATCCCGGCAAAGACTCGGGTCATCGTCAACGCATGGGCGATTGGGAGAGACGGCAAGACATGGGAGCACGCCGAGGAGTTTCGGCCGGAGAGGTTCATGCGCGAGAACATCGACTATGGCGGTAGGGACACCCGGTTCATACCTTTCGGTGCCGGAAGGAGGGGATGCCCCGGTGTTGCCTTCGCGACTCGCCTGGCCGAGCTCACGCTAGCAAACATGATGTACCATTTCGACTGGGAGCTGCCGCACGGGCAGGACCCCGAGTCGTTTGAGGTCATTGAGTCCAACGGGATATCTCCTGGCCTTAAGTCTGCCTTGATCCTTACCCTGAAACCACTGTAA